A part of Terriglobales bacterium genomic DNA contains:
- a CDS encoding chitobiase/beta-hexosaminidase C-terminal domain-containing protein, translated as MRLRLAAALLLFFSVVAHAQTKIDLATQTKGTLPGLAAKADDSAVVHKTGDESIQGVKTFENGIRFGTGIANDTTTGTTNKLLAKFDAAGKLVKAGTSDTAVPVYVVVSGGATSGSAFIALSGQATCTFDGAATAQHYVVASTSTAGNCHDAGASLPTDVWVIGQVSATIASGDGVVNLLSGQMKSAASTGGCTAGTPASPSDAGSDGDCKFDTNYQYRYVGAASRWHRVAWDSTWLLNAVQPTFTPDGRAIGTGGTITMATATSGAKICFTTNGSPPAATTPGTCDGGSTEYTTAISEATQRVRAIATKAGLTNSSEKSAYYTVGTPSFSPASGSTIASGATVTVTCPSGMPTPTVYTTQDGNDPTTSSTAGATPSVTASPLKAMCAATSYPNSVVGTATYTISGGSGRGAATVTENFDSGYTTASVLGSGSGDAGKWNYLEDINGGIRVKGTTDLQIFGLTSSHGAAMWKSSVNSAPNDQWVSLDLVVYSTGWTSSYTIGVECRGSGLNATRKYYYVEAAAASGTNTFMGKYVDGVHTSLGSAAVTWNIGDVLSMECVGTSLTAYKNSTAITGLSAISDSSIAAGQPGVVGKGSETVIHGDNFKWGPYN; from the coding sequence ATGCGATTGCGCCTGGCCGCCGCGCTGCTGCTGTTCTTCTCTGTAGTTGCGCACGCACAAACAAAGATCGATCTCGCCACGCAGACGAAGGGCACGCTCCCTGGTCTAGCAGCAAAGGCGGATGATTCCGCCGTAGTCCACAAAACGGGCGACGAAAGCATTCAGGGCGTGAAGACGTTCGAGAATGGCATCAGGTTCGGTACTGGCATCGCAAACGACACCACCACTGGGACGACGAACAAGCTACTCGCGAAGTTCGATGCGGCAGGAAAATTAGTCAAGGCGGGCACGAGCGACACAGCGGTTCCGGTGTATGTCGTAGTTTCTGGCGGCGCAACCAGCGGGAGTGCATTCATCGCGTTGAGTGGACAGGCAACCTGCACATTCGATGGAGCGGCGACGGCCCAGCATTACGTAGTGGCGAGTACTTCCACGGCTGGGAACTGCCACGATGCGGGGGCGAGTTTACCGACCGACGTATGGGTGATCGGTCAGGTCAGCGCCACGATCGCCAGCGGCGATGGCGTGGTGAACCTGCTCTCCGGGCAGATGAAGTCAGCAGCAAGCACGGGCGGGTGTACGGCTGGAACGCCTGCGAGCCCCTCTGATGCGGGATCGGATGGTGACTGCAAGTTTGATACGAACTACCAATATCGTTACGTTGGAGCAGCGAGCCGTTGGCACCGAGTGGCGTGGGATTCAACATGGCTGCTCAATGCGGTGCAGCCGACGTTTACTCCGGATGGCCGCGCGATCGGTACGGGCGGCACGATCACGATGGCAACCGCGACCTCAGGCGCGAAAATCTGCTTCACGACGAACGGTAGCCCACCGGCCGCAACGACGCCAGGAACCTGCGACGGCGGATCAACGGAGTACACGACGGCGATCTCGGAAGCTACGCAGCGGGTGCGCGCGATCGCGACTAAGGCTGGATTAACAAACAGTTCGGAAAAGAGCGCGTACTACACAGTGGGGACGCCGTCATTTAGCCCGGCATCCGGAAGCACGATCGCCTCGGGTGCGACGGTGACGGTGACCTGTCCCTCAGGGATGCCTACGCCGACGGTGTACACCACGCAAGATGGCAATGATCCGACGACGAGCTCGACGGCCGGAGCCACGCCGAGCGTGACGGCGTCGCCGCTGAAGGCGATGTGTGCAGCGACCAGCTATCCGAACTCGGTTGTTGGCACGGCGACGTACACGATCAGCGGCGGCAGTGGACGCGGGGCCGCCACGGTCACAGAAAACTTCGACAGCGGATACACGACGGCGTCGGTCCTGGGGAGTGGCAGCGGAGACGCCGGCAAGTGGAACTATCTCGAAGACATCAATGGTGGCATCCGCGTTAAGGGCACAACCGATCTGCAGATATTCGGCCTGACCAGTTCGCATGGCGCGGCCATGTGGAAGTCGAGTGTTAATTCGGCTCCGAACGATCAGTGGGTATCCCTTGATCTGGTCGTTTATTCCACGGGATGGACGAGCAGCTATACCATCGGCGTCGAATGTCGCGGGAGCGGTCTTAATGCGACACGGAAGTATTACTACGTCGAGGCGGCGGCCGCGTCTGGGACAAACACCTTCATGGGGAAGTATGTCGATGGTGTTCACACGTCCCTCGGTTCAGCGGCGGTGACGTGGAATATTGGGGATGTGCTCTCGATGGAATGCGTTGGGACATCTCTCACTGCCTATAAGAACTCGACTGCGATTACCGGACTGTCGGCCATAAGCGACAGCAGTATTGCGGCGGGGCAGCCAGGAGTCGTCGGCAAGGGCTCGGAAACCGTGATCCATGGAGACAACTTCAAATGGGGGCCGTACAACTGA